The proteins below are encoded in one region of Pseudonocardia sp. DSM 110487:
- the ilvA gene encoding threonine ammonia-lyase, giving the protein MSAADTPIPPVGVADVRAARELLAGVVSVTPMAGSRALSELCGGPVWLKCENLQRTGSFKIRGAYTRIARLNAEERARGVVAASAGNHAQGVALAAQMLGIRAAVFMPERAAIPKVGATRGYGAEVHMVGETIDGSIAAATDFAERTGAVFVHPFDHTDVIAGQGTVGLEVLEQVPDVRTVLVCTGGGGLVGGIAAAVKGQRPDVTVVGVQAEGAAAWPPSLAAGEPRSLAGMRTVADGIAVGRPGDVTFPQVAALVDEIVTVGEDALSRALLHCLERAKLLVEPAGAAAVAALLEHPARFATPAVAVLSGGNVDPLVLLHVIEHGMAAAARYLSLRVRVGDRPGALAELLALVGSLGANVLDVSHSRISGTLPLGDVEVALSMETRGPEHCTELVRALQDAGHAVFDVAGDR; this is encoded by the coding sequence ATGTCCGCCGCTGACACCCCGATTCCCCCGGTCGGGGTGGCCGACGTCCGTGCGGCACGCGAGCTGCTCGCCGGCGTGGTGTCGGTCACGCCCATGGCCGGTTCGCGTGCGCTGTCGGAGCTGTGCGGCGGGCCGGTGTGGCTCAAATGCGAGAACCTCCAGCGCACCGGCTCGTTCAAGATCCGCGGTGCGTACACCCGGATCGCCCGGCTGAACGCGGAGGAGCGCGCCCGCGGGGTGGTGGCCGCGAGCGCGGGCAACCACGCGCAGGGCGTGGCGCTCGCCGCGCAGATGCTCGGCATCCGGGCCGCCGTCTTCATGCCGGAGCGGGCCGCGATCCCGAAGGTCGGCGCCACCCGCGGCTACGGCGCGGAGGTCCACATGGTCGGCGAGACGATCGACGGCAGCATCGCGGCAGCCACCGACTTCGCCGAGCGCACCGGCGCGGTCTTCGTGCACCCCTTCGACCACACGGACGTGATCGCGGGGCAGGGCACCGTGGGGCTCGAGGTGCTGGAGCAGGTGCCGGACGTCCGCACGGTTCTCGTCTGCACCGGGGGCGGCGGGCTGGTCGGCGGGATCGCGGCGGCCGTCAAGGGGCAGCGGCCGGACGTCACCGTGGTGGGAGTGCAGGCCGAAGGGGCCGCCGCGTGGCCGCCGTCCCTCGCCGCAGGCGAGCCGCGGTCGCTCGCCGGTATGCGCACCGTGGCCGACGGCATCGCGGTGGGCCGGCCGGGCGACGTGACGTTCCCGCAGGTCGCCGCGCTCGTCGACGAGATCGTGACGGTGGGGGAGGACGCGCTGTCCCGTGCCCTGCTGCACTGCCTGGAACGGGCGAAGCTCCTGGTGGAGCCGGCGGGAGCGGCGGCGGTGGCTGCGCTGCTGGAACACCCGGCGCGGTTCGCCACACCTGCCGTGGCCGTGCTCTCCGGCGGGAACGTCGACCCGTTGGTCCTGCTGCACGTGATCGAGCACGGCATGGCGGCCGCGGCCCGCTACCTGTCGCTCCGGGTGCGAGTGGGTGACCGGCCCGGCGCGCTGGCCGAGCTGCTCGCGCTGGTGGGGTCGCTCGGGGCCAACGTGCTCGACGTGTCGCACTCCCGGATCTCCGGCACGCTCCCGCTCGGCGACGTGGAGGTGGCGCTCTCGATGGAGACCCGCGGCCCCGAGCACTGCACCGAGCTCGTGCGGGCCCTACAAGACGCCGGCCACGCCGTGTTCGACGTGGCCGGCGACCGGTGA
- the greA gene encoding transcription elongation factor GreA, producing the protein MTVTDTQATWLTQDAYDRLKQELDELIANRPVIAAEINARREEGDLKENGGYHAAREEQGQQEARIRQLQELLRTAKVGIAPTDSDTAAPGMVLKIRYDGDDETETVLLGSREEGSRADLEVVSPNSPLGGALLGAHPGDTRSYQLPDGGSMDVTLVSAEPFRA; encoded by the coding sequence ATGACCGTGACGGACACCCAGGCGACCTGGCTGACCCAGGATGCCTACGACCGGCTCAAGCAGGAACTCGACGAGCTGATCGCGAACCGCCCGGTCATTGCAGCCGAGATCAACGCCCGCCGCGAGGAGGGCGACCTCAAGGAGAACGGCGGCTACCACGCGGCACGCGAGGAGCAGGGCCAGCAGGAGGCCCGCATCCGCCAGCTGCAGGAGCTGCTTCGTACCGCCAAGGTCGGGATCGCGCCGACCGACTCCGACACGGCTGCGCCCGGCATGGTGCTGAAGATCCGCTACGACGGCGACGACGAGACCGAGACGGTGCTGCTCGGCTCCCGCGAGGAGGGCAGCCGGGCCGACCTGGAGGTCGTGTCGCCGAACAGCCCGCTCGGTGGCGCGCTGCTCGGCGCCCACCCCGGCGACACCCGCTCCTACCAGCTGCCCGACGGCGGCAGCATGGACGTCACGCTGGTCTCCGCCGAGCCGTTCCGCGCATAA
- the mca gene encoding mycothiol conjugate amidase Mca, producing MTVHAHPDDESSKGAATTARYVAEGHEVMVVTCTGGEAGSILNPAMDRPEVLENMSEIRRAEMARAAEILGVEHRWLGFVDSGLPEGDPKPPLPDGCFATQPLDVATERLVRVVREFRPHVLVTYDENGGYPHPDHIRCHEISVSAFDAAGDPDRFPDSGAPWQPLKLYYSHGFSKKRMVAFHEALLARGMESPYEEWLANWSDDRLDPADRVTTRVRCADWFETRDKALLAHETQIDPTSRWFFVPLEMQREIWPTEDYELVRSFVDSPTPEDDLFAGIREPVAVRPAV from the coding sequence ATGACGGTGCACGCGCACCCCGACGACGAGTCCAGCAAGGGCGCGGCCACCACGGCGCGCTACGTCGCCGAAGGCCACGAGGTCATGGTCGTCACGTGCACGGGAGGTGAGGCCGGCAGCATCCTCAACCCGGCCATGGACCGCCCCGAGGTGCTGGAGAACATGTCCGAGATCCGCCGGGCCGAGATGGCCCGCGCCGCCGAGATCCTCGGCGTCGAGCACAGGTGGCTCGGTTTCGTCGACTCCGGGCTGCCCGAGGGCGACCCCAAGCCGCCGTTGCCCGATGGGTGCTTCGCGACGCAGCCCCTCGACGTCGCCACCGAGCGCCTGGTGCGGGTCGTCCGCGAGTTCCGGCCGCACGTGCTCGTCACCTACGACGAGAACGGCGGGTACCCCCACCCCGACCACATCCGCTGCCACGAGATCTCCGTGTCCGCTTTCGACGCCGCGGGCGACCCCGACCGCTTCCCCGATTCGGGCGCGCCGTGGCAGCCGCTCAAGCTCTACTACTCCCACGGGTTCTCGAAGAAGCGGATGGTGGCCTTCCACGAGGCGCTGCTCGCGCGAGGGATGGAGTCGCCCTACGAGGAGTGGCTCGCGAACTGGTCCGACGACCGGCTCGACCCAGCAGACCGGGTCACCACCCGCGTGCGCTGTGCCGACTGGTTCGAGACCCGCGACAAGGCGTTGCTCGCCCACGAGACGCAGATCGACCCCACGAGCCGGTGGTTCTTCGTGCCACTGGAGATGCAGCGCGAGATCTGGCCCACCGAGGACTATGAGCTCGTCCGCAGCTTCGTCGACTCGCCCACCCCCGAGGACGACCTGTTCGCGGGGATCCGCGAGCCCGTGGCGGTGCGGCCTGCGGTGTGA
- a CDS encoding thioredoxin domain-containing protein, translating to MPNRLASATSPYLLQHAGNPIDWWEWSDEAFAEAARRDVPVLLSVGYAACHWCHVMAHESFEDPATAEQVNGDFIAIKVDREERPDIDAVYMAATQAMTGQGGWPMTCFLTPAGEPFHCGTYYPPTPRGGMPGFRQLLDAVTTAWREDGARVRGAAGEIAARLADSAATVLPSAGIDPDLLERAAVALEAQFDPRTGGFGGAPKFPPSMALEFLLRRHERTGGGEEAPAAVAVTCERMARGGMYDQLAGGFARYSVDAGWVVPHFEKMLYDNALLLRAYAHLARVSPDPLPRRIAEETVAFLLRDLRTAEGGFASALDADTDGVEGLTYAWTPQQLRDVLGDEDGNWAADLLTVTESGTFEHGSSTLQLLADPDDPARWERVRAALLGARAQRPQPARDDKVVTSWNGMAILALAEAGAALGHPEWVDAAAETADLLLRLHVVDGRLRRSSRDGAVGAAAGVLEDHGCLADGLLALHQATGEPRWLAAATDLLDTALAHFADPDQPGSFFDTADDAEALLHRPRDVTDNATPCGASSLASALLTASVLVAEPDRYRTAAEAALRSAGFLAEKHPRFAGHWLTAAEAMVRGPLQVAVVGADGDPGRDELLAHARRLAAGGTVVVPGRPDAPGVPLLADRPLVDGAAAAYVCRGFVCDRPATTAEELTASLLLRP from the coding sequence ATGCCGAACCGCCTGGCCTCGGCCACCAGCCCGTACCTGCTCCAGCACGCCGGCAACCCCATCGACTGGTGGGAGTGGTCGGACGAGGCGTTCGCCGAGGCGGCGCGCCGAGACGTGCCGGTGCTGCTCTCGGTCGGGTACGCCGCCTGCCACTGGTGCCACGTCATGGCGCACGAGTCGTTCGAGGACCCGGCAACGGCCGAGCAGGTCAACGGCGACTTCATCGCGATCAAGGTGGACCGCGAGGAACGGCCGGACATCGACGCGGTCTACATGGCCGCGACCCAGGCCATGACCGGCCAGGGCGGTTGGCCGATGACGTGCTTCCTCACCCCGGCGGGTGAGCCGTTCCACTGCGGCACCTACTACCCGCCCACCCCGCGCGGCGGGATGCCCGGCTTCCGGCAGCTCCTCGACGCCGTCACCACCGCGTGGCGCGAGGACGGCGCGCGGGTGCGCGGAGCGGCCGGCGAGATCGCCGCCCGGCTCGCCGACAGCGCCGCCACCGTGCTGCCGTCGGCCGGGATCGACCCCGATCTGCTGGAGCGGGCCGCGGTGGCCCTCGAGGCGCAGTTCGACCCGAGGACGGGCGGGTTCGGCGGCGCCCCGAAGTTCCCGCCGTCGATGGCGCTGGAGTTCCTGCTTCGCCGGCACGAGCGCACCGGCGGCGGCGAGGAGGCACCGGCCGCCGTCGCGGTGACGTGCGAGCGGATGGCCCGCGGCGGGATGTACGACCAGCTGGCAGGCGGGTTCGCCCGCTACAGCGTGGACGCGGGCTGGGTGGTCCCGCACTTCGAGAAGATGCTCTACGACAACGCCCTGCTGCTGCGCGCCTACGCGCACCTCGCGCGAGTGTCACCGGATCCGCTCCCGCGGCGCATCGCCGAAGAGACCGTGGCCTTCCTGCTGCGCGACCTGCGCACCGCGGAAGGCGGGTTCGCGTCCGCGCTCGACGCCGACACCGACGGTGTCGAGGGCCTCACCTACGCCTGGACTCCCCAGCAGCTGCGCGACGTCCTCGGCGACGAGGACGGGAACTGGGCGGCCGACCTGCTCACCGTCACCGAGAGCGGGACGTTCGAGCACGGATCGTCCACCCTGCAGCTGCTCGCCGATCCGGACGACCCGGCCCGCTGGGAACGGGTGCGCGCCGCGCTGCTCGGCGCGAGGGCCCAGCGGCCGCAGCCCGCCCGCGACGACAAGGTCGTCACGTCCTGGAACGGCATGGCGATCCTCGCGCTCGCAGAGGCTGGTGCGGCGCTCGGGCATCCCGAGTGGGTGGACGCCGCCGCCGAGACGGCCGACCTGCTGCTGCGGCTGCACGTGGTGGACGGGCGGCTGCGACGCTCGTCGCGGGACGGGGCCGTGGGCGCCGCGGCCGGGGTGCTGGAGGACCACGGCTGCCTCGCCGACGGGCTCCTCGCGTTGCACCAGGCCACCGGCGAGCCGCGCTGGCTGGCAGCCGCCACGGACCTGCTCGACACCGCCCTCGCCCATTTCGCCGATCCGGACCAGCCCGGCTCGTTCTTCGACACCGCCGACGACGCAGAGGCGCTGCTGCACCGCCCGCGCGACGTCACCGACAACGCGACCCCGTGCGGAGCGTCGTCACTCGCGTCCGCGCTGCTGACGGCGTCGGTGCTGGTGGCCGAACCGGACCGGTACCGCACCGCGGCCGAGGCCGCCCTGCGTTCGGCCGGCTTCCTCGCGGAGAAGCACCCGCGTTTCGCCGGCCACTGGCTCACGGCGGCCGAGGCGATGGTGCGGGGCCCGCTGCAGGTCGCCGTGGTCGGAGCGGATGGTGACCCCGGTCGGGACGAGCTGCTCGCGCACGCCCGCCGGCTGGCCGCGGGCGGCACGGTCGTCGTGCCCGGCCGCCCCGACGCACCCGGCGTCCCCCTCCTCGCCGACCGTCCCCTCGTGGACGGCGCGGCGGCCGCCTACGTCTGCCGCGGCTTCGTCTGCGACCGCCCGGCCACCACGGCGGAGGAACTCACCGCGAGCCTCCTCCTGCGCCCCTGA
- a CDS encoding PPOX class F420-dependent oxidoreductase: MTTTDFDPHALIAESRIGVLATLRADGRPQLSPVTPYYDRDAGTIYVSIMEGRAKTTNLRRDPRAALEVTSTDGWAWATADGTAELIGPGTDPHGPEVEALVGYYRSAAGEHPDWDEYRAVMVADRRVLLALHVERVYGQKIR, translated from the coding sequence ATGACCACCACCGACTTCGATCCCCACGCGCTGATCGCGGAGAGCCGGATCGGCGTGCTCGCCACCCTCCGTGCCGACGGCCGCCCGCAGCTGTCCCCCGTCACCCCGTACTACGACCGGGACGCGGGGACCATCTACGTCTCGATCATGGAAGGCCGTGCGAAGACGACCAACCTCCGCCGCGATCCGCGCGCCGCGCTCGAGGTCACCAGCACCGACGGTTGGGCGTGGGCCACCGCCGACGGCACGGCCGAGCTGATCGGCCCCGGCACCGACCCGCACGGGCCCGAGGTGGAGGCCCTCGTCGGCTATTACCGGTCGGCCGCGGGCGAGCACCCCGACTGGGACGAGTACCGCGCGGTGATGGTGGCCGACCGGCGGGTGCTCCTGGCCCTGCACGTCGAGCGCGTGTACGGCCAGAAGATCCGCTGA
- a CDS encoding hemolysin III family protein: MRGWLHFWSFTVSIAAGATMIAVSAALVGAGAALATTVYAVTTLGLFGVSALYHRRTWRTQRSRAVMRRLDHSMIFLFIAGTYTPVAALAMDPATSRTVLTVVWVGALAGVVLKTAWPNAPAWIGVPIYIALGWVAVFVIPAILVGGGVAALVLILVGGLIYTVGAVFYATRRPNPWPATFGYHEFFHAATVVAAICHHVAIWLMLF, translated from the coding sequence ATGCGTGGCTGGCTGCACTTCTGGTCGTTCACCGTCTCGATCGCGGCGGGCGCCACCATGATCGCCGTATCGGCGGCACTGGTCGGAGCGGGCGCCGCGCTCGCCACAACGGTGTACGCAGTCACCACACTCGGCTTGTTCGGGGTGAGCGCGCTCTACCACCGCCGCACATGGCGCACGCAGCGCAGCCGGGCCGTGATGCGCAGGCTCGACCATTCGATGATCTTCCTGTTCATCGCGGGCACCTATACGCCGGTGGCCGCCCTCGCCATGGATCCGGCCACCTCCCGCACCGTGCTCACCGTGGTGTGGGTGGGCGCGCTCGCCGGAGTGGTGCTGAAGACGGCATGGCCGAACGCGCCCGCGTGGATCGGTGTTCCGATCTACATCGCGCTCGGCTGGGTGGCCGTTTTCGTCATCCCCGCGATCCTCGTCGGCGGCGGTGTGGCGGCGCTGGTGCTGATCCTCGTCGGCGGCCTGATCTACACCGTCGGTGCGGTGTTCTACGCGACGCGCCGGCCCAACCCGTGGCCGGCCACGTTCGGCTACCACGAGTTCTTCCACGCGGCCACCGTGGTCGCCGCGATCTGCCACCACGTGGCGATCTGGCTCATGCTGTTCTGA
- a CDS encoding isoprenyl transferase, producing MGVRDLLYSVYERKLSRELAGSAERPRHVAVMLDGNRRWAREAGFVDVNDGHRAGAAKIAEFLAWCEEAGVEVVTLWLLSTDNLERPSEELEPLLEIITDVVDELSGPAARWRLRVVGALELLPGDMADKLSAAAARTQGRPGLELNVAVGYGGRQEIADAVRKLLLQHAESGTSIEELAEVLDVDHIAANLYTSGQPDPDLVIRTSGEQRLSGFLLWQSAHSEFWFCEAYWPEFRRVDFLRALRDYAARHRRFGS from the coding sequence GTGGGCGTCCGCGACCTGCTCTACTCGGTGTACGAGCGCAAGCTGAGCCGAGAGCTGGCCGGTTCGGCCGAGCGACCCCGGCACGTTGCGGTGATGCTCGACGGCAACCGCCGCTGGGCGCGCGAGGCCGGGTTCGTCGACGTCAACGACGGGCACCGGGCGGGCGCCGCGAAGATCGCCGAGTTCCTCGCGTGGTGCGAGGAGGCCGGCGTCGAGGTCGTGACGCTGTGGCTGTTGTCCACCGACAACCTCGAGCGCCCTTCCGAGGAGCTCGAACCTCTCCTGGAGATCATCACCGACGTCGTCGACGAGCTCTCCGGCCCCGCCGCTCGCTGGCGGCTGCGCGTGGTGGGCGCCCTCGAACTGCTGCCGGGCGACATGGCCGACAAGCTTTCGGCCGCTGCGGCGCGGACCCAGGGGCGGCCGGGGCTCGAACTCAACGTCGCGGTCGGGTACGGCGGCCGGCAGGAGATCGCCGACGCCGTGCGCAAGCTGCTGCTGCAGCACGCGGAGTCGGGCACCTCGATCGAGGAGCTCGCCGAGGTGCTGGACGTCGATCACATCGCCGCGAACCTGTACACGTCCGGCCAGCCGGACCCGGACCTGGTCATCCGCACCTCGGGTGAGCAGCGGCTGTCCGGATTCCTGCTGTGGCAGTCGGCACACTCGGAGTTCTGGTTCTGCGAGGCCTACTGGCCCGAGTTCCGCCGCGTCGACTTCCTGCGCGCGCTGCGCGACTACGCGGCCCGGCATCGCCGGTTCGGTTCCTGA
- a CDS encoding PhoH family protein: MTDRRTAPASPTTRCFVLDTSVLLSDPWSLTRFDEHEVVLPLVVISELEGKRHHPELGWFARTALRMLDELRIEHGRLDAPVPIGTAGGTLHVELNHSDPEVLPAGFRTDSNDSRILACALNLAAERKRAGLGEVVLVTKDVPLRVKAAAVGLQADEYHALDVVPSGWTGMADLEVASEDVDALFRDGVIDHDAAREMPANTGLRLIGGASAALGRITADKRVRLVRGDREAFGLHGRSAEQRVALDLLLDPEVGIISLGGRAGTGKSALALCAGLEAVMERQQHRKVVVFRPLYAVGGQDLGYLPGNESEKMAPWAQAVFDTLGALVSQNVLEEVIARGMLEVLPLTHIRGRSLHDAFVIVDEAQSLERNVLLTVLSRLGTASRVVLTHDVAQRDNLRVGRHDGIAAVIEALKGHPLFAHVTLTRSERSPIAALVTEMLEGPAA, translated from the coding sequence GTGACCGACCGTCGTACCGCCCCCGCTTCGCCCACCACCCGCTGCTTCGTGCTCGACACCTCGGTGCTGTTGTCGGACCCATGGTCACTGACCCGGTTCGACGAGCACGAGGTTGTCCTGCCGCTCGTGGTGATCTCCGAACTCGAGGGCAAGCGGCACCACCCGGAACTGGGGTGGTTCGCCCGCACGGCGTTGCGCATGCTCGACGAGCTGCGCATCGAGCACGGCCGCCTGGACGCGCCGGTGCCGATCGGCACCGCAGGCGGGACCCTGCACGTCGAGCTCAACCACAGTGACCCGGAGGTGCTCCCCGCAGGTTTCCGCACCGACTCCAACGACAGCCGGATCCTGGCCTGCGCCCTGAACCTGGCCGCCGAGCGCAAGCGGGCCGGCCTCGGCGAGGTGGTGCTCGTCACCAAGGACGTGCCACTGCGGGTGAAGGCCGCCGCCGTCGGGCTACAGGCCGACGAGTACCACGCCCTCGACGTGGTGCCATCGGGCTGGACGGGGATGGCCGACCTCGAGGTCGCGTCCGAGGACGTCGACGCGCTCTTCCGCGACGGCGTGATCGACCACGACGCGGCCCGCGAGATGCCGGCCAACACTGGACTGCGGCTCATCGGCGGTGCGTCGGCGGCCCTCGGGCGGATCACCGCGGACAAGCGGGTGCGGCTCGTGCGGGGTGATCGGGAGGCGTTCGGGCTGCACGGGCGTTCCGCCGAGCAACGGGTGGCGCTCGACCTGCTCCTCGACCCCGAGGTGGGCATCATCTCGCTGGGCGGCCGGGCCGGCACCGGCAAGTCGGCGCTGGCGCTGTGCGCGGGCCTCGAAGCGGTGATGGAGCGCCAGCAGCACCGCAAGGTCGTCGTGTTCCGGCCGCTGTACGCCGTCGGCGGGCAGGATCTCGGGTACCTGCCCGGCAACGAGAGCGAGAAGATGGCGCCGTGGGCGCAGGCCGTCTTCGACACCCTCGGCGCGCTGGTCAGCCAGAACGTGCTCGAGGAGGTCATCGCCCGCGGCATGCTCGAGGTGCTCCCGCTCACCCACATCCGCGGGCGCTCCCTGCACGACGCGTTCGTGATCGTCGACGAGGCGCAGTCGTTGGAGCGCAACGTGCTCCTCACCGTGCTCTCGCGGCTCGGCACCGCGTCCCGCGTGGTGCTGACGCACGACGTGGCCCAGCGCGACAACCTGCGCGTCGGCCGCCACGACGGCATCGCGGCGGTGATCGAGGCGCTGAAGGGTCACCCGCTCTTCGCCCACGTCACGCTCACCCGCAGCGAGCGCAGCCCGATCGCGGCGCTGGTGACGGAGATGCTGGAGGGGCCGGCGGCCTAG
- a CDS encoding TIGR03620 family F420-dependent LLM class oxidoreductase, with product MGIHLPELGRVGIWIGGLDLQPVAAAKEAAVEIEELGYGTLWLSDALARDPFLDAAALLGATRELVVGTGIAVIWARHSRTVQGMTRTLLESHPGRFVLGLGTSHARGVEGVLGLRYKRPLAQMRRYLDQLDAPDPVLELAGVSGFAAAPVPRVLAALGPKALELARERSAGSLTYLVTAEHTAKARTLLGPDRTLAVEQAVVVGLPAAEARERARAHVAAYIPSDPYRESWRRLGFTDADFANGGSDRLVDALVAVGEEEVSKRLAAHFAAGADHVCLQALPATVGTIPLDQWRLLAPVAARPPTRTVVA from the coding sequence TTGGGCATCCATCTGCCGGAGCTCGGTCGCGTCGGGATCTGGATCGGCGGGCTCGACCTGCAACCCGTCGCGGCCGCCAAGGAGGCGGCCGTCGAGATCGAGGAGCTCGGCTACGGGACCCTCTGGCTCAGTGACGCCCTCGCCCGCGACCCGTTCCTCGACGCGGCCGCCCTGCTGGGCGCGACCCGCGAGCTCGTCGTCGGCACCGGCATCGCGGTGATCTGGGCCCGGCACTCGCGCACCGTCCAGGGGATGACGCGGACTCTGCTCGAGAGCCATCCAGGCCGGTTCGTGCTCGGCCTCGGCACGTCGCACGCCAGGGGCGTCGAGGGTGTACTGGGCCTGCGCTACAAACGGCCGCTCGCGCAGATGCGCCGCTACCTCGACCAGCTCGACGCGCCCGACCCGGTCCTGGAGCTGGCCGGTGTGTCCGGCTTCGCCGCCGCGCCCGTCCCCCGCGTTCTGGCCGCGCTGGGACCGAAAGCGCTCGAGCTGGCCCGCGAGCGCTCCGCAGGCTCACTGACCTATCTCGTGACAGCCGAGCACACGGCGAAGGCGCGGACGCTGCTCGGGCCGGACCGCACGCTGGCCGTCGAGCAGGCCGTGGTCGTCGGCCTGCCGGCCGCAGAGGCGCGGGAACGCGCTCGCGCCCACGTGGCCGCCTACATCCCCTCCGACCCCTACCGGGAGAGCTGGCGGCGACTCGGTTTCACCGACGCCGACTTCGCGAACGGCGGCAGCGACCGGCTCGTGGACGCACTCGTGGCCGTGGGCGAGGAGGAGGTCTCCAAGCGGCTGGCCGCCCACTTCGCCGCGGGCGCCGACCACGTGTGCCTCCAGGCCCTCCCTGCCACGGTCGGGACGATCCCGCTCGACCAGTGGCGACTCCTGGCTCCGGTTGCAGCACGGCCACCAACACGCACCGTGGTCGCGTGA
- a CDS encoding TetR/AcrR family transcriptional regulator, whose amino-acid sequence MEQPARADARRNRARLVEAARELFGEAGIEAAGMNDVARRAGVGPGTLWRHFPNKEALVAEVVGESLDALAALADELRGAAPPDALRTWAAALLGHIARYRGLATSLATASGDPLAGRCTATELAFEKLVEHVRAQERLRAGVTATDVMRLTTAVAWAAEAAGEPDSAEHMLDLVFGGIRNS is encoded by the coding sequence GTGGAGCAGCCGGCACGAGCCGACGCGCGCAGGAACCGGGCCCGCCTGGTCGAGGCGGCACGCGAGCTGTTCGGTGAGGCGGGGATCGAGGCGGCCGGGATGAACGACGTCGCCCGCCGCGCAGGCGTGGGGCCCGGCACGCTGTGGCGGCACTTCCCGAACAAGGAGGCGCTCGTCGCGGAGGTCGTGGGCGAGAGCCTCGACGCGCTGGCCGCGCTGGCCGACGAGCTGCGCGGCGCCGCGCCGCCAGACGCCCTTCGCACGTGGGCGGCGGCGCTGCTCGGGCACATAGCCCGCTACCGGGGCCTCGCCACGAGCCTCGCCACCGCCTCCGGCGACCCGCTCGCCGGGCGGTGCACCGCCACCGAGCTGGCGTTCGAGAAGCTGGTGGAGCACGTGCGTGCGCAGGAACGGCTCCGCGCGGGCGTCACCGCAACGGACGTCATGCGGCTCACCACGGCCGTCGCGTGGGCGGCCGAGGCCGCGGGCGAGCCGGACTCGGCCGAGCACATGCTCGACCTCGTCTTCGGCGGAATCAGGAACTCATAA